In Beggiatoa leptomitoformis, the genomic window AAAATGATTATTTGTAGGGTGGAATAGGCGCAAGCCGTATTCCACAACAGTGCAAGCTTTCTGCATAAACTCAGCTATTTTTGGCGTTTTATGGTGGAATACGCTACGCTATTCCACCCTACATTAAGCTGCTTTTTAAGTTGCGTTAGCTATAATTAAAGAGCATGGTTAAAACCGTAGGACAACTGAAGTAATATTACTCGCCGTCAGTTGATTACGAACTTGATTAAGTATCGTTAAATCGTCAAAAGGGCCTAAACGTACTCGATACCAAACACCTGTATTGTCTAGCGCAGCTTCTTCAATGTTTGCAATCAAGCCTAATGATGCTAAATGTACTTTTAACCCTTCCGCCTCACGTTTATCCCTAAATGACCCTGCTTGTAATAGATAAGTCCCCGGTGTTTGTACCGTTGGCGGTGTTGCCTCTTCTGCAAGCGAATTATTATCATTGGCTTGCGTTGTAGTCTGTAATACAGACGGCTGTTTTAACACATCATAAAACTCAAAATGTGTGGGTGGTACGGGGCGTTTTTCTGCGGCAACCACGGTTGCTGGCGGTGTTGCTGCAACAGATGTTGGGGATTTTTCAGGTTTGTCTGTTGCCTTTGATGAATCTGATGGGGGTGTTTCAGTAGTTGGCGCGTGTGTCAAATAGGGCGCAATTTCTCGTAAATAGACAAGAAACGATAAAAATATGCCGAGTAGAATTCCCCCTAAAAACCATGCCCAAGGTGGGCATGATTGGACATCTTCACGGCGTAAGCGGCGTTGATTTCCTGCCACGTTACATTACCTCGGGAGCGGATACTCCAATGATAGCTAAACCATTTTGTAACACTTGTTGCACCGCTTTGATTAGACTTAAACGGGCATTACGTAAGGCTTCATCATCCACAATGAAAATATACGTATTGTAGTAAGCATGAAAGTCTTGTGCCACTTCACGCAAGTAGTAGGTAATTTGGTGCGGTTCATAATTACGTGCGGCACTTTCTACCATTTCAGGATAACGTGATAGGGTTGTTAATAAGGTCTGTTCATGGCTGGTATCTAAACAGTTTAAATCGGCTTGTTCTAAAGACCATGTAAGATTTTTTTCTTGTAGCTGTCTAAAAACGCTACAAATTCTTGCATGAGCGTATTGTATATAATAGACAGGATTTTCATTAGAGTTAGATTTAGCTAATTCTAGGTCGAAATCTAGGTGTTGTTCGGATTTACGTTGAATATAAAAGAATCTGGCAGCATCTTTGCCAACTTCTTCACGTAATTCACGTAAGGTGACAAACTCACCACTGCGTGTTGACATTTGCACCCGTTCAGTTCCCCGATAAAGGGTTGCAAATTGGACTAGTAAAACGGTTAAACAATCGGGGTTTAAGCCTAATGCAGACATTGCGGCTTTTACCCGTGGAATATAGCCGTGATGGTCTGCGCCCCAAACGTTGATAATTTGTTGAAAACCACGTTCTACTTTATTGAAATGGTAGGCAACATCTGAAGCAAAGTAGGTGGCTTGTCCATTATCACGCACTAAAACGCGGTCTTTTTCGTCGCCAAAATCACTGGAGCGAAACCATAATGCGCCTTCTTTTTCATAGGTGTAGCCATTAGCAATCAGTTTTTCAATGCCGCGTTGAACAGTTCCATCTTCAACAAGGCTATATTCTGAAAACCAGTGGTCATAATTAACCCCAAATTCTTCAAGGTCGGCACGAATATCAGCCAAAATGGTCTCTAAACCCCGTTTAAAAACCACGCGGTAATCTGTCGCGCCAAGTAGTGTTTTTGCACGTTCAACCAGTGCATCAATGTGGATTTCTTTGTCTCCCCCTTGGGGTTCATCAGCGGGAATATCAGCGAAAACGGCGGCAGCGGGGCGATGGTAGGCATTTTGATGATATCTGTATAATTCATTTGCAATATCATATATATATTTGCCTTTATAGCCATTGGATGGGAAGGTGAATGCTTCACCACACAATTCTAAGTAACGTAACCAAACGCTTGTGCCAAGAATATCCATTTGTCGCCCTGCGTCATTGACGTAATATTCACGGGTGACGTTGTAACCTGCAGTTGTTAATAGGGTTGAGAGTGCTGCGCCATAGGCTGCACCGCGTCCGTGTCCTACATGTAGAGGACCTGTTGGGTTCGCGGAGACAAACTCAACCATGACTGATTTTCCCGCGCCTAATTGGGAATAGCCATATTGAGACTTTGTTGTAAGAATTGTTTTAACAACATTAAGATAGGCATTCTTGGCTAAGAATACGTTAATAAATCCTGCCCCTGCAATTTCAATTTTTTCAATCCATTCTACATGTGGTAATACAGCCAGTAGTTGGGTGGCGATGTCTCGCGGGCGACTTTTTAGCGGTTTTGCCAACATCAGGGCGATATTGGATGCAAAATCCCCATGTAGTGGGTCGCGGGTACGCTCAATTTGGGGGGTGGGTAAAGTAGTATCAGCAGGAATAACCCCAGTGGCTTGTAGGGTTTGCAAGGCTTCATTAATTAATTGTTGTAACTGAACTTTCAAGGTGTTCCTCATTTATTTTTTAGCATAAAACTTGCCCCGTTATGATTAAAATGACAGGGGTTAATTATTCTATAGTTTGCCATAAATCCA contains:
- a CDS encoding SPOR domain-containing protein; the encoded protein is MAGNQRRLRREDVQSCPPWAWFLGGILLGIFLSFLVYLREIAPYLTHAPTTETPPSDSSKATDKPEKSPTSVAATPPATVVAAEKRPVPPTHFEFYDVLKQPSVLQTTTQANDNNSLAEEATPPTVQTPGTYLLQAGSFRDKREAEGLKVHLASLGLIANIEEAALDNTGVWYRVRLGPFDDLTILNQVRNQLTASNITSVVLRF
- the argS gene encoding arginine--tRNA ligase → MKVQLQQLINEALQTLQATGVIPADTTLPTPQIERTRDPLHGDFASNIALMLAKPLKSRPRDIATQLLAVLPHVEWIEKIEIAGAGFINVFLAKNAYLNVVKTILTTKSQYGYSQLGAGKSVMVEFVSANPTGPLHVGHGRGAAYGAALSTLLTTAGYNVTREYYVNDAGRQMDILGTSVWLRYLELCGEAFTFPSNGYKGKYIYDIANELYRYHQNAYHRPAAAVFADIPADEPQGGDKEIHIDALVERAKTLLGATDYRVVFKRGLETILADIRADLEEFGVNYDHWFSEYSLVEDGTVQRGIEKLIANGYTYEKEGALWFRSSDFGDEKDRVLVRDNGQATYFASDVAYHFNKVERGFQQIINVWGADHHGYIPRVKAAMSALGLNPDCLTVLLVQFATLYRGTERVQMSTRSGEFVTLRELREEVGKDAARFFYIQRKSEQHLDFDLELAKSNSNENPVYYIQYAHARICSVFRQLQEKNLTWSLEQADLNCLDTSHEQTLLTTLSRYPEMVESAARNYEPHQITYYLREVAQDFHAYYNTYIFIVDDEALRNARLSLIKAVQQVLQNGLAIIGVSAPEVM